The Oxyura jamaicensis isolate SHBP4307 breed ruddy duck chromosome 13 unlocalized genomic scaffold, BPBGC_Ojam_1.0 oxy13_random_OJ66993, whole genome shotgun sequence genome has a segment encoding these proteins:
- the LOC118157865 gene encoding protocadherin gamma-B5-like: MEIRQTIGSRGAARRVALLVALLVVLLPLCCWAAPERLRYAIPEELRRGSLVGPLARDVGLSPAELPVRQLRIVSSDEKQYFSLGADNGNLLVNDRIDREGICGDVSPCVLSLEVVVENPFNIYHVSVTIHDINDNAPQFDREFVAIEMIESTPPGTRFPLDSSRDPDIGANSLKSYQLTPSPLFSLVVKESPDGRKHAELLLEKNLDREKQRNHHLILTAVDGGDPVRSGTAQIKIVVTDANDNPPLFTKEIYKIRLLENLPEGSLAFQVKATDSDEGTNADITYCFSHITNSARQTFSLDPKTGDVKITGPLDYEDMKYYEATVEGKDGGGLSAHAKVHIDIIDVNDNAPSLALLPILNPVPEDSVPSTVIAVINVRDRDSGDNGEVTCNIDGDLPFRLAESSENTYKLVIESSLDREKISAYNITITARDHGSPALSSRVALVLEVSDVNDNAPVFEEAAYSAYVAENNAAGAPVLRVHARDADAGANGLVSYLLEGDGAGAAASYMSVEARSGVVYAQRSFDYEQGREFAVVVRAQDGGTPARSATATVRVFVLDRNDNEPRVLWPAAASGAASGGAAAVPFEVVPRSAEAGYLVAKVVAVDADAGRNAWLSYELVQAPEPGLFRVGLHNGEVRTARAVSERDAAKQRLVAVVKDHGQPALSATATLHVVLAESLQEALPELSEQPAAASSPAELQFSLVLALALLSALFLLSVALAVLSRLRRAGPPAVLRCLNAQRFSSAGPAVPADFCEGTLPSSYNLRVAPGRAIAEGAWLLPPACLPSLAAEDLLSGDPSGKPSPSSSAGPGEPSDDTGASQVCKPIASSEPLLPSRECTRF; this comes from the coding sequence CTGTTGGTCGTGCTGCTGCCGCTGTGCTGCTGGGCGGCGCCGGAGCGGCTCCGCTACGCCATCCCCGAGGAGCTGAGGAGGGGCTCGCTGGTGGGGCCGCTGGCACGGGACGTGGGGCTGAGCCCGGCCGAGCTGCCGGTACGCCAGCTGCGGATTGTCTCCAGTGACGAAAAGCAATACTTCTCTCTGGGGGCAGATAATGGAAACCTGCTTGTAAACGACAGGATAGACCGAGAGGGCATCTGCGGGGACGTGTCGCCTTGTGTCCTAAGTTTGGAAGTTGTCGTGGAAAACCCTTTCAATATATATCATGTGAGCGTTACTATCCACGATATCAATGACAATGCACCGCAGTTTGACAGAGAATTTGTTGCCATAGAAATGATCGAGTCCACTCCTCCCGGGACCAGGTTCCCCCTGGACAGTAGCAGAGACCCCGACATTGGGGCGAACTCACTGAAAAGCTACCAACTTACCCCCAGTCCGCTCTTCTCCCTTGTAGTGAAGGAGAGTCCCGACGGAAGAAAACACGCGGAATTGCTACTGGAGAAAAACTTAGATcgagaaaaacagagaaatcacCATTTGATACTGACGGCGGTGGATGGCGGGGATCCAGTCCGATCTGGGACAGCCCAGATTAAGATTGTTGTGACCGATGCAAATGACAATCCGCCATTATTCACCAAAGAGATCTACAAGATTCGACTCCTGGAAAACCTGCCAGAGGGCTCCTTAGCTTTTCAGGTGAAAGCCACTGATAGCGACGAAGGTACAAATGCAGACATTACCTATTGCTTCAGTCATATCACAAACAGTGCTCGCCAGACCTTCAGTCTGGACCCCAAGACAGGGGATGTTAAAATTACTGGTCCCTTAGACTATGAAGACATGAAATATTATGAAGCGACTGTTGAAGGCAAGGACGGGGGTGGACTGAGTGCACACGCCAAAGTGCACATAGACATCATAGACGTGAACGACAATGCTCCAAGCCTTGCCCTCCTTCCTATCTTGAACCCGGTACCCGAAGACTCGGTCCCCAGCACAGTTATAGCTGTGATCAATGTTCGTGACAGGGACTCTGGAGATAACGGAGAAGTGACCTGTAATATCGACGGTGATTTGCCTTTCAGACTAGCAGAGTCATCAGAGAACACCTACAAACTCGTAATTGAAAGTAGCTTAGACAGGGAAAAAATCTCTGCTTACAACATCACAATCACTGCCAGAGATCATGGCAGCCCGGCGCTGTCGAGCCGCGTGGCGCTGGTGCTGGAAGTGTCGGACGTGAACGACAACGCGCCGGTGTTCGAGGAGGCCGCCTACAGCGCCTACGTAGCAGAGAACAACGCGGCGGGCGCGCCGGTGCTGCGGGTGCACGCGCGGGACGCGGACGCGGGCGCCAACGGGCTCGTGAGCTACTTGCTGGAGGGCGACGGTGCGGGCGCGGCGGCTTCATACATGTCGGTGGAGGCGCGGAGCGGGGTGGTGTACGCGCAGCGTTCTTTCGACTACGAGCAGGGCCGCGAGTTCGCCGTGGTGGTGCGGGCGCAGGACGGCGGGACGCCGGCGCGCAGCGCGACGGCGACGGTGCGCGTCTTCGTGCTGGACCGCAACGACAACGAGCCGCGGGTGCTGTGGCCGGCGGCGGCGAGCGGGGCGGCgagcggcggggcggccgcggtGCCGTTCGAGGTGGTGCCGCGCTCGGCCGAGGCCGGCTACCTGGTGGCCAAGGTGGTGGCGGTGGACGCGGACGCGGGGCGCAACGCGTGGCTGTCCTACGAGCTGGTGCAGGCGCCGGAGCCGGGGCTCTTCCGCGTGGGGCTGCACAACGGCGAGGTGCGCACGGCGCGGGCCGTGTCGGAGCGGGACGCGGCGAAGCAGCGGCTGGTGGCCGTGGTGAAGGACCACGGGCAGCCGGCGCTGTCGGCCACGGCCACGCTGCACGTGGTGCTGGCCGAAAGCTTGCAGGAGGCGCTGCCGGAGCTGAGCGAGCAGCCGGCGGCAGCCTCCTCGCCGGCGGAGCTGCAGTTCTCCCTGGTGCTGGCGCTGGCGCTGCTCTCCGCCTTGTTCCTGCTGAGCGTAGCGCTGGCCGTTCTGTCGCGGCTgcgccgggccgggcctccGGCCGTCCTGCGCTGCTTGAACGCGCAGCGCTTCTCGTCGGCCGGCCCCGCGGTGCCGGCCGACTTCTGCGAGGGCACCTTGCCCTCCTCCTACAACCTGCGCGTGGCGCCGGGCCGCGCCATCGCCGAGGGCGCGTGGCTGCTGCCTCCCGCCTGCCTACCCAGCCTGGCCGCCGAGGACCTTCTGAGTGGGGATCCCTCAGGGAAGCCGAGCCCGAGCAGCAGCGCCGGCCCGGGAGAACCGTCTGACGACACCGGCGCATCACAGGTCTGTAAGCCTATTGCATCTTCTGAGCCTTTGTTACCTTCACGCGAATGTACTCGGTTTTGA